The following are from one region of the Staphylococcus argenteus genome:
- a CDS encoding demethylmenaquinone methyltransferase, producing the protein MADNKANKEQVHRVFQNISKKYDRLNNIISFEQHKVWRKRVMKDMGVRKGTKALDVCCGTADWTIALSKAVGPTGEVTGIDFSENMLEVGKEKTASMENVKLVHGDAMDLPFEDNSFDYVTIGFGLRNVPDYLGALKEMNRVLKPGGMVVCLETSQPTLPVFKQVYALYFKFVMPIFGKFFAKSKEEYEWLQQSTFNFPGKDELKRMFEEAGFINVRVRSFTGGVAAMHLGYKEKDNSKGD; encoded by the coding sequence ATGGCTGACAATAAAGCAAATAAAGAACAAGTACATCGAGTATTCCAAAATATATCAAAAAAATATGATAGATTAAACAATATTATTAGTTTTGAACAGCATAAAGTATGGCGAAAACGTGTCATGAAAGATATGGGCGTAAGAAAAGGTACAAAAGCCTTAGATGTATGCTGTGGTACAGCAGATTGGACGATAGCCCTAAGTAAAGCAGTTGGACCAACTGGCGAAGTAACAGGTATTGATTTTAGTGAAAATATGCTAGAAGTAGGAAAAGAGAAAACTGCTTCAATGGAAAATGTTAAGCTTGTTCATGGCGATGCGATGGACTTACCATTTGAAGATAATTCATTCGATTATGTAACAATCGGGTTTGGTTTGAGAAATGTACCAGATTATTTAGGAGCATTAAAAGAAATGAATAGAGTACTTAAACCAGGTGGTATGGTAGTGTGCCTCGAAACGAGCCAACCAACTTTGCCGGTATTTAAACAAGTATATGCACTATACTTTAAATTTGTTATGCCGATATTTGGGAAGTTTTTTGCAAAGTCAAAAGAAGAATATGAATGGTTACAGCAATCTACTTTTAATTTTCCAGGCAAAGACGAATTAAAGCGAATGTTCGAAGAAGCTGGGTTCATAAATGTAAGAGTACGTAGCTTTACAGGTGGCGTTGCTGCAATGCACCTTGGCTATAAAGAAAAAGATAATTCCAAAGGTGATTAA
- a CDS encoding HU family DNA-binding protein, translated as MNKTDLINAVAEQADLTKKEAGSAVDAVFESIQNSLAKGEKVQLIGFGNFEVRERAARKGRNPQTGKEIDIPASKVPAFKAGKALKDAVK; from the coding sequence ATGAACAAAACAGATTTAATCAATGCAGTTGCAGAACAAGCTGATTTAACTAAAAAAGAAGCTGGTTCAGCAGTAGATGCTGTATTCGAATCAATCCAAAACTCACTTGCTAAAGGTGAAAAAGTACAATTAATTGGTTTCGGTAACTTTGAGGTACGTGAACGTGCTGCACGTAAAGGTCGTAATCCTCAAACTGGTAAAGAAATTGATATCCCAGCAAGTAAAGTTCCAGCATTCAAAGCTGGTAAAGCATTAAAAGATGCTGTAAAATAA
- a CDS encoding heptaprenyl diphosphate synthase component 1, translated as METTVSKLERQIKERLKGVSEYEPININHRLGALLDSYDIPDVAKVACLTIDTSMRHLDDITYNHLSKHSILIGDLISAHFYTLLAAINDLSFQNEISKAIVEINELKSSLHHQVLSDYEISQAIVRIETLFPYITISHFGTTVDESKIYNYLFEDMSDYYPSYFKKYNQSEVKRYLHDIQKSYLKSRGN; from the coding sequence ATGGAAACAACTGTAAGCAAATTGGAAAGACAAATAAAAGAAAGATTAAAGGGCGTATCCGAGTATGAACCTATAAATATTAATCATAGATTAGGTGCATTATTAGATTCATATGATATTCCTGATGTTGCCAAAGTAGCATGCCTCACAATTGACACATCAATGAGACACCTAGATGACATTACATATAATCATTTATCTAAGCATTCAATTTTGATTGGTGATTTAATTAGTGCACATTTTTATACATTACTTGCAGCAATCAATGATTTATCATTTCAAAATGAAATAAGTAAAGCAATTGTTGAAATCAACGAATTAAAATCATCTTTACATCATCAAGTTTTAAGTGATTATGAAATATCACAAGCAATAGTAAGGATTGAAACACTTTTTCCGTATATTACAATTTCTCATTTTGGTACGACAGTTGATGAGTCAAAAATATATAATTATTTATTTGAAGATATGTCTGATTACTATCCATCATACTTCAAGAAATATAATCAAAGTGAAGTAAAGCGTTACTTACACGATATCCAAAAAAGTTATTTAAAAAGTAGAGGTAATTAA